The following proteins are co-located in the Candidatus Izemoplasma sp. genome:
- a CDS encoding (2Fe-2S)-binding protein, with protein sequence MEKEQLCCCHNVTLEDVKEQISKGVTTFETLQDNTGIGTDCPPCEKNNRALFEKLLQD encoded by the coding sequence ATGGAAAAAGAACAATTGTGTTGCTGTCACAATGTGACATTAGAAGATGTTAAAGAACAAATTAGTAAAGGTGTAACTACTTTTGAAACCTTACAAGACAATACAGGCATTGGTACAGATTGCCCACCTTGTGAGAAAAATAATAGAGCCTTATTTGAAAAACTATTACAAGATTAG